A single region of the Paraburkholderia megapolitana genome encodes:
- a CDS encoding branched-chain amino acid ABC transporter permease: protein MDIFVQQILNGLVLGSVYAIIALGYTMVYGILGIINFAHGDVLMVGAMVALSAIGVLHNHFPGLGNVPTLIIALIIAAVVCSLVGYTIERVAYRPLRKAPRLAPLITAIGVSILLQTLAMMIWSRNPLPFPQLLPTDPINVIKATESTPGAVISMTEIVIIVVAFLVMGGLLLLVHKTKLGRAMRAIAENPGVASLMGVNPNFVISATFMIGSALAALAGVMIASEYGNAHFYMGFIPGLKAFTAAVLGGIGNLGGAMVGGVLLGLIEQLGAGYIGNLTGGVFGSNYQDVFAFVVLIIVLVFRPSGLLGERVADRA from the coding sequence ATGGATATCTTCGTCCAGCAGATCCTCAACGGTCTGGTGCTTGGTAGCGTCTACGCCATCATTGCACTCGGCTATACGATGGTTTACGGGATTCTCGGCATCATCAACTTCGCACACGGCGATGTGTTGATGGTCGGTGCGATGGTTGCGCTGTCCGCGATCGGGGTCCTGCATAACCACTTCCCCGGGCTCGGCAATGTGCCGACGCTCATCATCGCGCTGATCATTGCGGCCGTAGTGTGCTCGCTGGTCGGTTATACGATCGAGCGGGTCGCCTACCGGCCGTTGCGCAAGGCACCGCGTCTCGCCCCGCTGATCACCGCGATCGGCGTGTCGATCCTGCTGCAAACGCTCGCGATGATGATCTGGTCGCGTAACCCGCTGCCGTTCCCGCAACTGCTGCCCACCGATCCGATCAACGTGATCAAGGCCACTGAATCGACGCCAGGTGCGGTGATCTCGATGACCGAAATCGTGATCATCGTGGTGGCGTTCCTCGTGATGGGCGGCCTGCTGCTGCTGGTCCACAAGACGAAGCTCGGCCGTGCGATGCGCGCGATCGCCGAGAACCCCGGCGTCGCGAGCCTGATGGGCGTGAACCCGAACTTCGTGATCTCGGCCACCTTCATGATCGGCTCGGCGCTCGCTGCGCTGGCCGGCGTGATGATCGCCTCCGAGTACGGCAATGCGCACTTCTATATGGGCTTCATTCCTGGCCTGAAAGCGTTTACCGCGGCGGTGCTCGGCGGGATCGGGAACCTGGGTGGCGCAATGGTGGGCGGGGTACTGCTCGGCCTGATCGAGCAGCTCGGTGCGGGCTATATCGGCAATCTCACAGGCGGTGTGTTCGGCAGTAACTATCAGGACGTGTTTGCGTTTGTCGTGCTGATCATCGTGCTCGTGTTCCGTCCGTCGGGGCTGCTGGGCGAACGTGTTGCGGATCGCGCCTGA